The Nicotiana sylvestris chromosome 6, ASM39365v2, whole genome shotgun sequence genomic sequence ACTGGCCGGAGAAGACGGTAAAACATCACAAAGCTGAGATATACGTTGGTGACGACGCTTAAGAACTAGGGTTTAGTTGAGAGAGTTTTGAGAGAGGAGGGATATGAGGGCGGCGTGTGAGGGAgtgaatgagagggtttgggagGGGGTCAtttaggttaattatggtaatatgggttgtggaccgttgataaaaaatgatcaacTGTTAGGATTGGATGGGGGTATTGGGTTGGGCAGGTGTGTGTTGGGCTTAAagggattgggccaatttttagAGGGTTATTTGGGCTGGTTTGGTGGgttaaatttgaaaataaggggctatttattaaatactTAAGTAATTAAAtagaaatattttataaaataattaacagataTAAAAAATAATGTTCATGCATAGAAATGTTTTTAAATAATTACTACATATTTAGAAAATACAATGAGCTATTTTCTGttaaaaataatgtaataatatacacatgggctataattgcaaaattattacAATTATAGCCAAAGGGTCTAAATctggccatttgtgaaatattttGAACTTAAATACGACCATAAAGAGTAATATTAAATCATGGAATGCTATAAagtcatttgtgatgcaattttgtaattatttatataaacaaAATATTaggataaattaatttaaaaatacagaaattatggaaaaatatcaattgatgctaatgcatagttttgaaggtatatatgaaCTTTAAAagtattatagggaaaaattgggtattaacagctgcccctctttacccgggaaggatgaaagagttttcgggtaaagaaatgatggccaattttgaccgaatgggatgtttttttagaaaaatagagGCCGAactctggtctttgagctgcctacatatccctggttttacaggaatcaaaccatgtatagtTCTGGACCCAACGTTGAGCGGAAGCCAATGGAATTATTATAGAAATGGTAGCCAATTTCAGcaaaggttcttttgtgaagggtAATGTCGGATGAAGTTATGATTATGGGTATGGAGTGTATTGGATGTATTATAGGACAGATATCCAAACATGCAGAGTAGGTGGGTGATTGATGGGAATTGGTCATGAATGGTAAAGTGAAAATGGTGCAAGCGGAAGCTGGAGtgaaggttgctcctgtttgaaaACGGCTACCTCTGGGATCACCTGCAAACTCAAAATACGACGCATGCAAGTACGCAGATTACTGcaaaaatttaaacgtgatgtaAATTCCCTTTGAACCATGAAAGATTGACTTTGGACGATgcggatgacgtccttagactatgatgtcccgggccatgaattgtgagataggagattcgtaggccatgaaatgatgttctcgggccatgaaaatggtgcctccgaaccatgacgcctttgaataatgatatgtaaatttttgggagatcctcaggccatggcatggtgtcttctggATATGAGGATGGTTcctttagactatgacacctttggacaggttggcaatatttcagcttATGAGATGCGATAATATGAGGATAGAATCagcaagacaaggcttagtcttgtgaggttgggGGTAGAGCTTAACccgaaagaagagaaaaatagataGTGTCGgagagatagtgcttagtctcggcaAAAATacaaattggaggcagagcttagcctcgtgcggatatggagacagagcttagtctcatgcaggtggaaggcagagcttagtcccatgcaggTGGAAGGCAgatcttagccttatgcaaatatggaggcagggcttagcctcatgcaagtatggaggtagagcttaacctcatggaAATGCGGGACAAGACTTAGTCCCACGCAGATGAaaagcaatgcttagccttatgcagacaTGAAGGCAGGACTTAGCCTCACGCAGGGttcgggacatggcttagtcccatgcaaatggaaggcaatgcttagccttgtgaaaatatggaggcagggcttagcctcatgcagatggaaggtagagcttagccttatgtagatgtggaggcagagcttagcctcatgcaaatatagagacagagcttagtctcatgcaaaatgCGGGACATGGCTTAGTATCATGTAGATGGaagacagagcttagccttatgcaaaatggaggtagggcttagcctcatgcaaggttcgggacagggcttagtcccatgcagatggaaggcagagcttagccttatgaaaaatggaggcagggcttagcctcatgcaaggttcgggatagggtttagtcccatgcaaagaacgagtagcaaataagagtagaatgtttcttagctggagatatattcagtgTCTGGTGGCCCGATTGATAGTGATTTCGCTGCATGTATATATTTGCGAATGTTACTATTACATCAGATGTGCCTgtgctcaaagaaaaattgtaagttttgtaaggggaggttggttcgcgCCTTCGTCTGCTGGCTCTGCTCCTCCATTCTGGAGGCATTGTTTGAGTTTCCATGGTAAAACATGGCTGTTATAGAAAcagagttttcaaaaatatgcaattattgacgAAAATAgtgttattttagaaaacatggTGAAATATCACacaattttagatgaactagtgcctgtaacatatttcagagacattgcagctttcttgtgttagaattttgagggtcctactCAAAATTttaccccagtttggtagataaTTCGTCAGCCGTTTGCGAGTGACAAAACTCGTTGAATCCTCTTCTAAATTTTGAGaatctttctcaaaattctgccccagtttcttaaccaatttctgactctCTGGCATGCAATggcgtcggctggacttgctccgaaattttgagggtcctcctcaaaattttgccccagtttaagGTTCTGGGGGggaggggaaatgaaaattttattatgatatgaccgaacccacagggctgcctacgtatcccctcttaaacgggaattaggtcaagcgtagttcaattacatcagatgaaggaatgtaaacaatctaaatatagtatctcttgactgcgtctgaatttattggtttcggccaaacttctccatccatttctgcaagtatgagtgctcctcatgttagcaccctgtgaactatgtagggaccttgccagttgggagagaatttccctttggctttatcttgatgtgggaagatcttcttcagcaccaactgtcctggtgcaaactggcttggtttgacccttttgttgaaagctctggacattcctTTCTGATAAAGCTGAttgtgacatactgcgttcattctttttccatctataagggccaattgctcatagcggctccttatccattccgcatcgctgagttcggcttcctgtatgatcttTAAAGAAGGGATCTCTACCTTGGCTGAGATGAAAgcttcagtaccataaaccagtaagaAGGGAGTAGCCCCAGTTGATGTGTGAaatgtagtgcggtatcccaacaaagtaaatggtagcttctcgtgccattgtttgtggttttctaccatcttccttagtatcttcttgatatttttgttggcggcttctatggcTCTATTCATTTGAGGCCTATATGTTGTGGAGTTCTTgggtttgattttgaaagtttcacacatggctttcatcagatcactattaagattggcggcattatcggtgatgattgattctggaactcCAAAcaggcaaacaatacgatccttgacaaagtctacgatgactttcttggttacagctttttAGGATGCACCCTTTACCTATTTGTGAAGaagtcaatggctactagaataaacttgtgcccatttgaagcagtgggctcgatcggaccgatgacatccattccccaagcggtgaatggccaaggtgagcttgttgcattgagctcatttggtggcacttttggcatgcacttgacattggtagcattttcggacatactggacgtaatctgtctccatagtcatccgaaaataaccggccctaagtatcttattggctaagacaaaaccattcatatgtgggctGCAGGTCCTAGCATGTATCTTAGAAGATTCCTTTGCGTCGACAAAccttaacaatcccaaatcaggagttcttctgtacaagtttctttcgctatggaagaagtgattggacaacctctgaagtgcgcatttctgagtatggttcgcATGATCCAGATATTCTCCTTTtgtcaaatattctttgatatcgtgaaaccaaggcttcccgtctgtttcttcttcaacaaggGCACAATACGCCggctgattatgaattctcactgggatgagatcaatgaaattcttgtctggatgttgtatcatggatgacaaagtggccaatgcatcgacaaactcgttatgaattctgggaacatgctgaaactctatcttcgtgaacctctttctcaattcctgtacatggtgcagatatggcaatatcttggaattctttgTGGCTCATTCTCCTTGTTCCTGGTGCATAAGAAAATATGAATCACCGATTACTAACAGctcttgaatattcatgtcgattaccatgttgagccctagtatgcaggcttcatactctgccatgttgttggtgcagggaaatctgagtttagtagataccggataatgttggccAGTTTCCAATACCAAGACGGCTCTGATGCCCACTcttttgaagtttgcagctctaTCAAAGagcattctccaaccgtcataagcTTCAGTAATGTGctctcctatgaatgacacttcttcatcaggaaaatacattttaaGGGTTAGTATTCTCTTCCCACAGAATTTTTGGCAAGATGATCTGTCAATGCTTGTtccttgactgccttttgagttacatagatgatatcgaactcacttaacagtatcttccacttggctaacttcccagtcggcatgggcttctgaaatatgtactttagaggtccatcctggatataaggtatatggtgtaggcacagaagtaatgcctcaatttctgagttgtctaggtcaaagcacagcaagtgcattccagcagagagtatcgtgcttcataaggtgtgaatttcttactcaggtagtatatggcatgctcctttctccctatctcgtcatgttgtcccagagcACATCTGAAGGCTCCTTCTAATACAGAAAGATAGAGCAGCAAAGGCCGCCCCGGTTCcagcgggaccaagactggtggtgtggacaggtactccttgattttgttgaaagctttctgacaatcttcggtccaacttgtctcggcatctttcctcaacatcttaaagatgggttcacatatgactgtggactgttctatgaagcgactgatataattgatacgtcctaggaagctcatcacatcctttttgctcataggtggcggtaactcctgaatagccttaactttggatgggTCCAGCTCGATCCCTTGGCGGCTGACattgaatcccaataactttcctgcgggaaccccgaatgcacattttgcgtggttcaattttaagttgtacctccttaacctgtcaaagaactttcttaagTCTGCTATGTaatctgcggccctcttggattttataatgacgtcgtccacatacacctctatttctttgtatatcatatcatggaagatggttgtcatggctcttatGTAAGTAGCCCCATCGTTCTTTAGACTAAATGACATTATCTTGTAGCAGTAAACCCCCATGGAgtaataaaagctattttctttacgtcttcttcatccatccagatctggtgataactcgcgaagcaatctacaaaggattggagctcaTTCTTGGCACAATTgccgatcaggatgtgtatatttggcagtgggaagtcgtccttaggacttgctctatttaagtcTCAATAGTCAACACATATTATGACTTTTCTATCTTTCTTCAggactggtacaatgttggctaaccagattgggtactcaaccaccctgcgaacgttggctttgatctgcttagtaagttcctccttgattttcaggctcatatctagtTTGAATGTTCTAAGTTTCTGTTTCATCGGTAAACACATTGGATTgttaggcaacttgtgagccactatggacgtgctcaaaccggtcatgtcatcatatgaccatgcaaagatatcctcatactccTTCAAGAAACGGATGTACTCCTCCTTCTCTGTCgatgataagtgaatgcttatgcgagtttcCTTGACGGTTTcggtgtctcccaaatttactgcttcgaattcatccaagttggacttaggcttattctcaaagttctcaacttctcaaACAAcctcctcaggtatttcatcttcttcctctgagtcactatccttatattgtgttgcctcattacatgtcacaatcatcggttcatcaggaaaagtaataataacgctatAAAAAAAAGGTgtggaagataataatgaatagtAAATAGCAATACATTGATTAAAACTAAAAACATCCAAAACAAGTACGGatcgatgaatcgagcaattattttgaaacaagtgagtctttaaaacaaaattattgaaaatatctgaatgcctagcatggctatagaaataaaattaagttgatttccaagctacccagggactcggtgaGCCCGGGATGATGTGGccgtccagttcctgagaacagatcccttctccacagtctgaatggtgaggccttcttcctcctcctccttaattATTTCATTGCAATCCATACCCTCATCCTCTAGGAATAGATTTTTCATCccagctaatgcttcttcttctgcagttccccatattgtatcagcctaGTGAAAAGTCTGACCCAAATGTGgaactggttgctcgagagggtaataaggtccacgccatggaggcgaccaatcatcatactcctgccatgtatactggtatccgagcccgaaggtagtaccatgacgttTCAGCTATATTagtttggtaatgccctggagattcttcccaagccctatGTCGacttcatacccagaccatgccagtatgctttctattttgttactccaccatttgtctttctcaacagcattgacatgttcgatgtgatgataagtttcccctcctagccttctccTGTTCCtgataaccgggatggtttgactggtgtaaatagggTTACTACCGTCTCTGTAAATGATCACCTCCtaatggttccattcaaacttcacggcctggtgtagtgtggaagccatagtggcagcggcatgtatccaaggtcggcCTAACATAAGATTGTATGAAGCTGtaatgtcaagcacttggaattcaatgtcgaaccaagttggacccatctgcagacaaagattaatctccccaattgtggccctttgagacccatcaaaggctttcacgttcatgatTCTTGCccatatttcatggaaacctttgcctaatcttttcagagtatccaatggacaaatgttgaggcttgaacttccatcaatcaggactctggcaatgaatttatcttcaaattgtaccgtgatatgcaatgctcgattatgATTCAGCCCTTCAGGCGGCAGTTCATCCTCGTAGAAggttatcttatgactttccagcacctgccctaTCATGCCGACCATCtctccgcaggtgatattgttgggtacgtaagcttcgctcaataccttcatcaaagcattcttgtgcacctctgaattttgcaatagtgataggatggatatctgagcgggggttttgttcaaatgatctaTGACAGAGTATTCTCTTGCTTGCACTTTCCTTTAAAGGTCATCCGACCCTGTTGATAGGTTGCTTggtagtggcctccttacttgatcctcccaagtgttcatgtgtatagattcttccggtcctagtcattccttgtgcagtatcagattcttccatctttgcctttccctTTCACCTAGCTTCAGcaacgtaatcccagggtattaCTTTTGAatcgaaaggaggtgtggttgatactgtcactgtgaaaTGTGTgtccacttctacttcaaatggaacaggtgtggcagcaggtggagctacctcatCCTCAAAAGGAACcgatgcagctacctcaacctcgactGTCGACTGAGTTTGTACTACAATAGGATTAGGTGTGACTgcaggtttaaagtcatcgccttctcgaataagcccgatcgaCCCCTCAAGATCCCATCTTTGtctatctctatcacatgtactccACCGCCCCTATGATCCGGGAGAGGATTGTTGCAAACGTTGGGTGCAGCTTCTTTTgtctgtatgaccttgttgtcaatcaatgtctggattttatctttcaatgttcagcACTCGTCGATGATGTGCTCCTTCATACCGGAgtgatatgcacaggttttgtttggttTTACCCATTGAGATGGGTTCTCCAATGCCATAGGGGGAATATGAGTGATGTAACCAGCGACCTTCatcctttcatacagctggtcgatgggttcagcaatagcggtgtattgttTGGGCGATTTGCAGTCAAAATTGGGTCGTGATCTTGGGAAATTTTGACGAGTTTgaggtgactggaaatgagatggttgggaattataggtgtgatagaTAGTGTCTGGTTGgaaatatctgggagatgagggttgatatgtaggtgaaGGCGCTTGATATGTGGGcagaggtgtttggtatgtgggtggaggtatttTGTATGTGaatggagattttgggccttgagccaccattactgccccaacgtctttcttctttgatatgtcaCCTGATTCTAGTGCTTTGtttgtggcctgtagtgcctcaaagtttgttaccatcccgctcttgatgccttcttcgattctttccccatgtttgatgatgtcagagaacgtatggttttcaataaccatcaacctttcatagtattgcggatcctgtgctctgatgaagaacttgttcatctgttcctcgtccaatgctggcctgaccttggccgcttctgacctccatcgagtggcatactcgcggaaagtctcggtgggcttcttcttgaggtttTGTATGTAGAAAACATTCggtgcattttttgtgttgaacttgaatcggtccatgaaatcagatgtcatactcacccagttggaccatttcttaggatcctgactgatgtaccaggacaaagcatctcccataagactcctcataaaaagtttcatccggatcttttcatcctttccgaccccGAAAAGTTTGTCAcagtaggtccttagatgaaccctatGATCAcctgtgccatcaaacatctcgaacttgggaggtttgtaaccctttgGAAGTTCTACATTTGGCTGTATGCATaaatcttcataattcaaaccctCTATCCCTTTGCCTcattcgacaccctgaactcgacttgtcaatttcttgagttcctcatccatgttcttgatgagcaggtccttctcaacggattctggtgtataggaggttGGTTGAGTAGAAtgaggtacggtttccacatatatagggttgttttggtgagtgccaggaACCTGGGcgtagtggtggtcattggttgagttttgaggatcgggaataggttgtggtgtgttctgaggagtgtgataAGTAGCGGTTTATGGGTAAtggattggttgatgatggtgttatggtggagttggtatcggtaagggattgagattttgaggtggagttgtATATTGATGCGGTGCGAGAGGGTTTTGTGGATGCTAGTTTGGTgcattttggggaggtgctgggtttttggtattttgttggttgacataggggacattcagggtgagggataggtttgctaagttgcggacctgcttAAGTTCTCTCTGtagctccagtatcttttgttccaaccgtaaaaccaaatcatttggtgccggagtactccgaccaaCTGAAGTTTCTGCATTTTCCGTATTTtcttttcgaataccacttatgtcatccattttagctttccctctgttctttgtattacttggaggaggaggaggtggaaggcctctagatctggtgtgatacgctgatgatgccagtacgtgcgaaccaaccttaggggatgtgaataaagaataaagagaaACAAAAGGTAAACCAGTCGGTAagggttctgaaatgtttgcagtatttaaacacttattgcgggaatgtaaattcgtgtcctaatttgggagcctcattttgcccgaggtaggcctagcgacaaatagatttggagaaatttagtaccagtaattgcctcatttcattaatgtaaaaaataAACGACCCAAAAGTGACATTAAATAAGAGGATATTACTAATGGAACTCGGCCTTATTACaaaagaaaagcaagtaaaccctatctacttggtcccaaaaggaccctctccagactggaTGCTATTGTCGATCAGTTCTCCTAGCTCGCGCAGGTTCAGCAGTAAGAATGCTCTTGCCAAGTGCCCTCCTTAgtttccctcagtgttctggcagtcggtgactctctttcttatcttcccttccaattccatcaaACTGTACTCCAGGCATTCCAACCTTTTGCTGGATTTAacagccctctctttccactcattgatcatttcTATATCGGCCTTATGATGTGTCATATGCTCAGCTTCAAACTCTCAAACTCTTTTGCGCAGCTTGTTACACTTCACCTCTGCTTCGGCAAAttcgtctatgaccctgtttcctggaccaaccaTTGGCTCGAAGATTCTTGAtagattatcatccaaccatgaggggtaaaagTATGAGTGACCCGCATGATATtggtctggctcgatggtatccttctccacgataatcttcaaagtccacatatgtcgtgcttcattcttatatgggataGCGTCGCCCTGGAAATCAActatgaagtgactcatcttaGCGACTCGTGATATGACCTGTCTCCTACCttcctgtctcataaccctgaggggagcataagggtatatccccattaacccaatcaacaccaaatgcGGGACGtctctggatctgatgatgaactcatcggtggggaaccactcaaacatctACTGAACCTGATCCTCAGTTAACTTGTTGAAAAATTGCACCCATCCTACAGcatccttaggttgagcaaacatgtccgGAATGTAAGTCGttctcttagggtgatggaaagctatgtggtcattccacggccttcgtggaaactcttgtcggtattgacccctttggagatgctttAACAACCAAACATGTAGTAgcaaattacaaccctcgaagaATCTTTACCCCTCTGACAACGTTCCAAGGCCCGGtacatatctgcaatgatcatagggacaatggtatatgtctgcccctcgatcccatccatcaaagttttggccaccatggccagcctggtatggattctatccccttggatcgggaataccagcatgcccaagaaacacacaacgaacacgaagaccctacgatgaacccAGCCCAATAatgtgattgagaactcatcatcaaaaatacggtaggAGCTATTGTGActgtatctttcataaaggaagTCAAAAGGTATATAGAAGTTCTTTAAGCactccaaatcatcatttttcttcaaccccatcatcttaagaaatCCTCTAGCggtgcgattttcaggtgctaataaaccagggctatcccaaagcaacccagcaaatcctcatatttcttctagaagaggagtcatttctatgtccccaaagcggaatacGGCCCTTTCCTTGTCCTAAAACATAGTCGCAGCCTCGATCAATATTTTGTTTGGCTGAAGATCCAACAGTGAAGCCAAATTCcctaagactcgtttcacatgattttggtcacttgagggaagatccctccaccaatctagcaaaagtgaagGTATGCTACTGACCATACTGAATTTGGGaatttcgtgcctcattttctgcaaaacaaaggttggttaggccctttccccctctaggttcatctatttatacaataatgattagcatattgacatttatttctccaaaattaatgcatacAATCGTGGTTATGTCCGTTGGGaatatggaaa encodes the following:
- the LOC138870672 gene encoding uncharacterized protein, with protein sequence MVGMIGQVLESHKITFYEDELPPEGLNHNRALHITVQFEDKFIARVLIDGSSSLNICPLDTLKRLGKGFHEIWARIMNVKAFDGSQRATIGEINLCLQMGPTWFDIEFQADTIWGTAEEEALAGMKNLFLEDEGMDCNEIIKEEEEEGLTIQTVEKGSVLRNWTATSSRAHRVPGVIITFPDEPMIVTCNEATQYKDSDSEEEDEIPEEETRISIHLSSTEKEEYIRFLKEYEDIFAWSYDDMTGLSTSIVAHKLPNNPMCLPMKQKLRTFKLDMSLKIKEELTKQIKANVRRVVEYPIWLANIVPVLKKDRKVIICVDY